In Fusarium oxysporum f. sp. lycopersici 4287 chromosome 6, whole genome shotgun sequence, a single window of DNA contains:
- a CDS encoding hypothetical protein (At least one base has a quality score < 10), which produces MDTKFELPSNPNENGAANMLTATVFIITLSTIAVLARLYVRVFVIRNTGWDDGFMILSMALAWAGQSVIFGQLANGAGRHIGDVDPDIYMKGMKLNFISQPIYLIAICVVKLSVGCALLRIASTKFYRWLILSIMGFMAFYTIGCFFTIILRCSDIRVLWDNSIPSTCWPQKTLQGLSYTNAALNIITDLLFAIVIPTPMLWNLNVHLRTRLTLIGILGLGVFACAAAFVKLSYVTNYGKLGDWLWDSRNITIWTSIELNVGIIAASLPCLRPLFRRFLGSTYGKSSKKTPTAGATNYGRGTFHSGNNWHALSSGRRGDDETSSQKAINTDIQEYELRDRIASPPAVMNRTTILTDVEGRSSDESIGHAGYSGQYPTGITKTMTTMVEVTKTGSSSN; this is translated from the exons ATGGATACCAAGTTCGAGCTACCTTCGAATCCTAACGAGAACGGAGCAGCGAATATGCTTACTGCCACCGTATTTATCATTACATTATCTACCATTGCTGTGTTGGCTCGTTTGTATGTGCGAGTTTTTGTCATTCGCAACACTGGCTGGGAT GATGGCTTCATGATCTTGAGTATGGCCTTGGCTTGGGCAGGTCAAAGTGTCATCTTCGGACAGCTTGCCAACGGCGCCGGACGACATATTGGCGATGTTGACCCAGATATTTACATGAAGGGAATGAAGCTCAACTTCATAAGTCAACCAATATACCTTATAGCTATATGTGTGGTCAAACTGTCAGTTGGATGCGCTTTGTTGCGAATCGCTTCTACAAAGTTCTACCGGTGGTTGATCCTCTCTATTATGGGATTTATGGCTTTTTACACGATCGGCTGCTTTTTC ACCATCATATTACGATGTTCGGATATCCGCGTCCTTTGGGACAACAGCATACCCTCGACGTGCTGGCCGCAGAAGACATTACAGGGTCTTTCGTACACAAACGCTGCGCTCAACATCATAACCGATCTTCTCTTCGCCATCGTCATTCCAACGCCGATGCTGTGGAACCTCAACGTTCACCTCCGCACTCGACTAACGCTCATTGGTATCCTAGGTCTAGGTGTCTTTGCCTGCGCCGCCGCCTTTGTCAAGTTGAGTTACGTTACCAACTATGGTAAACTAGGTGACTGGCTATGGGACTCTCgcaacatcaccatctgGACCAGTATTGAGCTCAACGTTGGTATCATCGCTGCTAGCTTGCCGTGTCTAAGACCGCTCTTCAGACGCTTCCTCGGCAGCACATATGGCAAGAGCTCCAAGAAGACGCCGACCGCAGGCGCCACAAACTATGGTCGTGGCACATTTCACAGCGGCAACAATTGGCATGCCTTGTCGAGTGGTCGTAGAGGCGATGACGAGACAAGCAGCCAGAAGGCCATCAACACCGATATTCAGGAGTATGAGCTTCGAGACCGGATAGCCAGTCCGCCCGCGGTCATGAACAGGACGACGATTCTAACGGATGTTGAAGGGAGGTCAAGTGATGAAAGTATAGGCCATGCCGGATACAGCGGTCAATACCCGACGGGTATCACTAAAACAATGACAACAATGGTCGAGGTTACCAAGACGGGTTCTTCATCAAACTGA